The Perognathus longimembris pacificus isolate PPM17 chromosome 3, ASM2315922v1, whole genome shotgun sequence nucleotide sequence TGTATCTGTGGGTCTGTTAAACTAACTGGGGAGTAACGGTTCAATAGGGCTCAACTTCCAGTGTGGGGAGATGATTAAGTTCTGGAGATGGAgttctggagggggtgggggggtgctacACAGCCATGTGAATGTGACAAATGCCACCCAGTGGTACACTTAAAagaggcaccggtggctcatgcctgtaatcctagctacccaggaggctgagatctgaggatcaaggttcgaagctggcccaagcagaaaagtccctgtgagactgttatctccaactaaccactcaaaacttggaagtggtgcttttgctcaagtggtagaatgctagccttgagcataaagaggctcagggacagcacctgggccctatgtccaagccccacaactgatgaaaaAATAACCCCAAACCAAAATGAAAGAATACAACACAGTTTAAAGGAgcctggcaccagtagctcacacctgcaatcctagctattcaggaggctgagatatgaggatcatggttttgagaccagctgggaaagaaagtccatgagactcttatctccagttaaccaccaaaaaggtggaagtagagctgcggctcaaatagtagagcattagctttgagtaaaaaagttcagggacggcacccaggccctgagttccagccccagaacatactctctctccctctctccctcactctttctctcacacacaaagttaaaaacagctggggagtggctcaggtggtagaggagtgtctcaagtggcagggcCATggctagtggtacagtgcttgcctagcaagtattagGCTCTGAGTTCGCATCCcagtaaaacaagaaaaagctAAGATGACAACTTTTATGTGACATACATTTTTACCACAGtagaaaaacactaaaaaaaaaaaaagacaatgaaaatgatGCTGTTACCCAGAGAGGAAGGGCTTGGGAAAGCTGAGTTCCCAGGCGATGGAATTACCACCTGAGGGctctctctgcctgcctcctTAGGGCCGTGGCTCACGTGGATGTGGGTGGCATTATGACTGGCCACGCGATTGTCCACAAGGTGGGGAGTTGGGGTACAGTCACCCCGGCTTCCCTCTGCTTGCAAAAAACAGGTTTCCCAAAATGTAAGCTTTctgtgaccttccttccttccttcttttgttttttttttttttcttttctttctttttttctttggtgccagttctggggcttggactcagggcctggtgctttcccttggcttttgtgctcaaggctggcactctattgcCCGAGCTGCAGCTTTACCTCCAatgcatttcatttatttttttgggtGGGGTCTCAGTGTGTTGTCCAGGTGGGTCTCTAACTCCTTGCTCACACCAtctccctatctcagcctcccaagtggtggGAACTGAAGTCACTGCAAGTCTCTGGGGACCTGTGGCACAGGACATGGAAGACGACTGGAACCCTGCACCTTGGGACTTTGTGCTTGAGGCCTGCCAGCCTCACCAGCCATTACCTGTGTTCATagccctcctcctctgccctctcctgctcctcctcagcCAGCATGTCGGACACCATACGGAGGGCACGCTCCACATGGGACACGGTCTTCTGGAtggcctccagctcctcctccgtGGGGTAGATGGTGGCGTGCTTGCCCATGACATGGCGGTCATCACTGGACTCTGGCCGCCGCTTGGGCTGTGGGGAAGGCGAGCCTTTGTCAGCGGGTCTCAGATGGAGGGCACAGGGGACAAAATGGCTGGGCTGCGTCCTGGTGGTGACCAGCAATCAGAGGACCCGGAAGGGGGCCTGGGGCCAGGCTGGCGTGAGGGAGCCATGGCAGGTGGCCAGAAGTGATCAGAGGTGGGGTGAGGCCTGTCTAGCTTGGGGGTGCAGTGGAGGAGTGCAAGAgccagggggtggggtggtgaaCCAAGGGCTTGGGCCCTGATGACCGCAGGGGGCTTGGGCCTAAGGGGGGGTTGGTGCCTCCCCTTTGGTCCACACCCGAGGTGGAGGTGAAGCAGGACTCATCCCCGAGTGAGGTGCAAATCAAGTACCCCCATCTAGCCTGGAGCCCCAGCCACAGATCCCTCCCCGGCACCCCGAAgttcaggaggaggagatgggggtcTCCTGAGTCACATGGGCACCTGACACCCACCTGGCGAGGGGCTGAGGGTGTCCCCTGGCTGCTAGTACTGGGCCCAGGGGCCCAGGACGGCATTCCCGCGGGCTGCTCCTGCTCCTGCGGCTCCTCCACCCGCTTGCAGCGCTCCTCATGCTCCCTGCGGGGACCAGTGGGCACAGAGGGCTGGGCACCGCCTTGGGGACTCTGCTGTGGTAGGCAGTGCCTGGCACTGAGGGTGCTCTGCATAGTGCCTGCTTGTAGGCACAAGGATAGTGaggcagggaggctgggaggTTGGCAGAAGCCATGCACGGGGGATATAGCAGAGGCCTTGGGCTGGGCCACCACGCCTAGGGACCATTCTATTGCCTGCCCTGCTTGAGTGTGTGGAGACCAGGCACTGGGAAGGCGGACATTGCCCATGAAATTGCTGTGGGGCTCTTGAAGGGTGGAAGGGGGAGGTGGCAAAGTGTGTGGCAGtcaggggacatcagggatactggaggtgggggaggaggcaagGAACCCCAGGCTCCCACCCATGGCCACCCCCCGTCCCCCTGCTGTCCATCATCCAGATGCCAGGATGGACTTGGGTCTGAGCTATGATGGGGGAGAGGAGCAGCCCCTATGTGTGCTGGGTGCCGCGgcatggtgcgtgtgtgtgtgtcctatgggTACCTCAGATCTGCGCGCCAGCGCTGTCGCATGTCCTCCAGCTTCTTCTGGGCCACCTGCCTCTGCCGGTGCAGCTGCTCAGCCAGCGCCTTCTGCAGGCGCACGTTGGGCCCCGAGGCAATGGGAAGGCTGGGGTCCACTTTCCTCTGTGAAGGCACAGAAGTGGGGTCACTCCGAATATGCGGATGGCCTGGCCACACAGGAGCACCCCCTGGCAGCTGCTCTCCAGCCGCTCTGCACCCCAAAGGGAATTGAGGAGCAGTGGTGCTCAGGGGAGCAGCGTTCGGATGACACAGACCATGGCAGTGGAGCTCAAAAGGTCTGTGTTTCTGATGAGGGGCGGGGACAGTCACGCAGACAGGAGGGTCACGAGCCTCTGAACAACAAATGCACATCCAGCAAAACATGGCCTTAGCATTCACAGTTTTGAGATGGGTCCCAGAGCCGAGTACACAGTCCACGGTGGCCACTGTGCTACCAGTGCTGAATGTGGCTGTGTTGGGAAAGTATGTTGTGGCTATGGACGCCTGTTGAAAACTCAGTGGAAGGGAGCTTGCTGACTAGCCAACAACCGGCTCCCCCCAAATcacacagcaagggacaaaactCAGCTACACTATCCATTCGAAGGGTTTCTTATGGTGTTGCTCGCCATCCCACCTTGCTTCATAAATCTGCCTGTAAGTCTTCTGTGTGGCCAGGCTTGGAGATATTTtccaaattaaaacagataccagcccagtgctggtggctcatgcctgtcatcctagctactcagaaggctgagatctgaggattgtggttcaaaaccagcctgggtagaaaagtccctgtgagactcttatctccaatgaaccaccagaaaactggaagtggtgctgtggctcaaagtggtagagcagtggcgttgagcaaaagagctcagggacagtgccccaggctccaagtttgagccccacgaccaacaacaacaaaacagacatAGAATCACATACAAGCATTCACCTACCCACCTACCTGctcatccatccatttgtccatctgtccatccacttACATACCTCATTCTCCTcgcctctcctctttctctccttctttatctccttcccttccttcaaccCATCTGtgtatcatctatccatccatccatccatccacccatccatttctCTATCTACTGATCCATTCTTCCATCTATTGGTCCCCTTGTTGCTGATTTCTGTGTGGGAGTGGGTGAGGGGCTGAGCCAGGACATGGCTGGTGGttaggggtatgtgtgtgtgtgtgtgttggggggggaacACCACttctgaggaggagggggaggggctgggaggcagCATCCTCACCTAAGGGAGCCAAGGAGTGATGGTCCTCACCTAAGCTATGGCACTTAGCTGCTCTGCAGAGCAGCACTTTGGGGGGAGCAGGCAGGCCTAGGGAAGGGCCAGCTGAGCCCTGTGCCTAGGGAAGGGCCAGCTGAGCAGTGTGTGCCTTCCACAGGGCTGGAACAGAGAGGCTGGGGCTGTTGGGTGTCACCCAGCGCTCTGCTCATACAAAGATGCTCTGGAGACATGGGCCATGATGAAGAACACCGAACCACTGCTCACTGGGGCTCTACGGGTCACCAGACCACATGGGGCAGAAGAGACTCAACCACAGATGCAGGGCTCTGTCCTTGCTCCTGGCTGGGCCCCCATCCCTCATGGTGCCATACACCCCCAATGGACATACCCTATACTGCAGCCGGTGTCGCCGCCCGGTCACGTGCATGTCCTTGGCGTTCAGATCATTGAAGTTGCATTCGCACAGCTTGCAGCGGAAGCGGATCAACTTCCCTTCATCATTGCACACCTAGGACACAACATACGGCAGGGGCGTTGGCCAGGTGGCACTGTGCTCACCTGGTTCTTCCTGTGTTACCCCTTGCCCTTCCTGGAGGCAGCATCCACTGTCCCATGACGCTGTCCTGGGGCCAGCCTCTGCCCACTGTTTGCTCTTTGTGGTCCCTACCATTTCTCTGTCTCATCTGAACTCAGCTACACATTCCCCGCAGCAGCCTGGTCCTCACTGCAGCAACCTGGCTGTGGAAAAAATGCCAGATGTGCTACTGGCTGGAGCAGAATGTGATGGTGAGGACATGAGTTCAGCCTGCCCGCTGAGCGGGTGTCTGCGAGTTCCTGGGTGTGAGCGAGGAGGCCAGGAGCCTTGAGCTGGGCTTTGAGATAACAGCCTGGTGAACGGGTGGGCTGGCTGCTGCTGGGCTGGGTGTATCATGGTGGCTCCCAAGACCCCATCTTAGGCCAGAATCCAGAACCTTGTGCCTTGGTGCATCATGAGCTCTAGGCTGGGTCTGTATGGAGTATTCTAGCATCAGCCATGCTTGTAGAACTAAACAAGGGGACCAGATCTGGAAATCTCCCCTTGGGGTGAGGCCTAGGAAGCTCTTAGAGCCTGACCTCAGGCAGGTCCTGCTGGCACCAGGATCTGCTGCTCATGGCCTCTACTTACCTCCTCCACGAAGTCTGTGCCCACTGGCTCTGCCTCCCAGCAGTCCCTTGCAGCTTGGTCGGGAACTCCCCGCTCTGCGTTGGGTCTCTCCGCATTGGGTCTCCCTGCCTGGGAGTGTGATTCAGATCCTGGAAGGGGACAGTTATGTGACTCCAGCTAGAAAGAGCCCAGCTGCGGATGGGCTTGCCACCTTGGGACAGCTGGTAAGATTCAACATGGAGTCAGCAATGTCAAAGCACGATGAATGGGGGTGAGCAAAGGCTTTAAATAAAGGAAGGGCTCTGTTATAGGAGTTTCGGAATTATCACAAGGACCAGGCTGCTGGCCTCAGCAAGTGGCCAGGGGTCCATTCACACAGGAGCCTGTGACACTCATCCATCAGGGCCTACCACCTCTGCCAGCTCTGAAAGTACCTGtgagctttattattattattacttgtgtgtgtgtgtgtgtgtgtgtgtgtgtgtgtgtgtgtgtgtgtgtgtgtcctagggcttgaactcaaggtctgggcattgtccctgagctcttgtgcttaaggctagcactctaccactgaagccacagctccatttctggtttctggtggtaactggagataagagtcacaaaatttcctgcctgggatggctttgaactgtgattctcagatctcagtctcccgagtaactaggattataggtgtgaggcaccagtgctagGCTTCAAAACAATGTTCACGGGGTTCTGGCAGGGAGGAAGACTCcaacttttcctttgttcccaGATACCCCCGCACCAGGCCTGGTGCATGGTGACTCGACAGGTCCATCTTATCCATTGTTTATACCCCAATACAACAATACAAGTTTAGTTATTGCATATTCTTCTGTTAGTTTATTTATCACTGTTGATTTgttggcttgattttttttggccagtcctgggccctgaactccgggcctaagcactgtccctggcttctttttgctcaaggctagcactctaccacttgagccacagcaccacttctggccattttctacatatatgtggtgctggggaatcaaaaccagggtttcatgtatacgaggcaagcactcttgccactaggccatattcccagcccatgttggcttgatttttgttggtgttttgattttgttgtagagctgactccatcttgattagggaaacatggtaggaaatggggggaatagagctgactccgtcttgattattaggtcaacaaGACcctcaaattctgcttctgtaagtggCTTAACTTGTTCTTTGCTCTACCCAtggtgtcaacctcctacatctgtgccacacttggtTTGTTGCGTGCtgtaccccctgcgtcaaccccctgcatctgtgctatgcttttacctttataaaccccaatttgaggactgcctgGGGTCACGATgttagctcctgagtctgcactgtgtccctggctggtcagcctgcttttcgcTGTTGCAGTTCAGCTCCCGCGTCTGTGCTgggtccctggccggtcagtttgctttatgcttccccaataaatccatctttttgtttgagactgtctctgagtggtgaactcaTGGAGGGGCAGGTACTCCCCTCCCTCGAGCCCTGTAACATTTCTTACCCCATAACAACTACATAGCCTAGGATGGCCcgaaactcaagatcttcctgcctcagcctctcaagtgctgggagtacaggcatgtgccaccatgtctagTCTTGTATCTGTTTTTACTTCTTAGCTTGGACATACTTTCATGACAGCTGGGAAAGAGAGAGGCCAGTTTGAGTCCATGATGTGCAGCCCTGTGTTTAGGTAGCTGGCTGGGAGAAGCCACCTAGGGCACAAGGTCTCCAGAGTTAATCCACCAAGAGACAGTGGGAAGACCAAAGGTCATACCACACCTTACAAATCAGGCAAATCTATGTGGCCTCTGGAGGGAGAAATTTCTTTATCAAAGATCcttgctgggtgtggtggccatacctgtaatcctagcccttgagagatggaggcaggaggatggaaggtttgaggtcagcctgggctccaTTGCCATATCCTGTCCTCAAACCAATCAACCAAGAGCTGGGGGTGGTATTCAGTGCTGAGCCCTTGCcttgcatgtgcaaggccctgggttctgtcaCAAGCaaacctcccccacccctgccaaccccccccccccaaacaaacaaacaacaaccatgcTGCTGAGGGTGAACATAAAATGTCTGCCCAGTCAAGTGGGAATTCTGTTTCCACAGATAGCCATGGAGCCTGGCCAAGCATGTGGGGAAAAGCAACACCCACCTAGGGAGAGGAGCTGGGAGGTAAAATGGGGCAATGGATAGGGAGCTGTCAGTTGGGCGAGTGAACCTCAAAACTCCACTGCGGTGATGGTGGTtccttcctgtaattctagctattcaggaggctgagatttgaggttcaaagccagcctgggtggaggagtccatgagactcttacctccaaggaaccagcaaagagccatagCTCAAGGCTAAGAGAaacatccttgagcacaaaaactcagggacagtgtccaggccctgagttcaagccccagtgtgcgcctaacacccccccccccaccccatcctagCCTCCTATCCCATCTGGATCTTAGCTTCCTGCTTGAAGTAATATGGCCCTTGGAACATGTGTGCAAATCTAGCCAATGCAACAGGAGGACGGCAGCACGGACATGAGGGACAGGCTGGACACCCATGTGCGTGCACCAGGAGTACTGCAGAGATTCCTACCATTGTGCCGGGATGCCTGGCCCCTGGCTGGCCTGCTGGGGTTGAGCCCACTGGAGTGGGCTTCACCGGGGCCGCCCAGTTCACGGGTGGAGGTGGAGCTCCTCGGTACGGGCTCGATGGTGGGAATCGGCTTCCCCAGCCTGGTGTGCAACTTGTAGACCTGGAACAGATGCCATGccttgttggggattattatggcctgggaaagactgcccttccaccagccttggtacaatagaagtccctcccaccttctggcctccactcCTTGGGAGGTGAAAACGTGCGTGcaaccatgatggggttgtcccgcccacaaagggaagtttcgtgatgtcacttgatgaacgtgacccctagcctatgactgaccctttggccagccccctttctttcccgccattacttctatataagtgcccttccatattaaagtctttgagacgccttccaccaccgcagcgtgtccctgatgccttccttttcgcctccgccctcggtaacatgtggggggactggggggaggggaagcttcagcaacccgtcctcaacttagtgcttgcccatgtgagcacgcctttggccttccgctggcggagggccaggctgagtgctctttcatagagtttgtggttaccattctccccgtggggggagaaagggggtgtccagaaccccaacaatgCCTATCAGAGCCACCTTCTGTACCAGGCAGGACAGCCTGGGGGTGcgcaaggaggaggggaggagtgcCGTGGTTTTGCCAGGGGGTGGGGGTACTCACTCTGAATTTCCTCTCCACTCTCTGCATAACAGCCCTTGCAAAAAGTCCCTTGTTTCCTGTAACACCCTTCCTCCAATTGTACCATACTGACGGCCACATGCTGACAGCAGTGCATGTGGACTGACATGGGGTTAGGGGTGCATGCACAGATCCTGGGAGACAGTCACAGTCTGGGTATGGTGGTGTAAATCTGTAATCACAGccctcaggaggtggaggcaagaggattgcaggtttgaggctagtctggtcTATATATACCAATTTCCACGTCAATCTAggatacatagtaagaccctgcctcaaccccttctctctctctctgttccccaccataaaggccaggtactggtggctcacacctgtaatcctagctactcaggaggctgacatctgaagatcaccatttgaagccagcctgggcagaaaagtctgtgagactcttacctccaatgaaccagcaaaaggttagaaatggagctgtggctcatgtggcagagctctagccttcaacgaaaaagctaagggacagcacctaggctcggagttcaagccctggcactggcatacacacacacacaaacaaataacgTGCACAAGTCTGGGTGCATCTGCCCACGTGCTGGCCATGACCCCTATGTGCTTCTGGCTGAAGGCACACAGGCCTGGTCCTGGGTTCTGCTGTTCATGCCAATGACCACGTCAGACGTGACAGCCAGCTCTGAGTCTTTGACCCTCATAGCTCAGACCTGTCCTCAACCCCACATAACAGAGGCTGTGTCACCCCCATTTATTTCCAGAACAAGTGTCAACCTAGGGCTGTCGCCCCAACCCCACCTGACCCCATGTTCCACTTGTTTCCAGGGCTCCTGGCACCTCCAACCTCTCCCATTCTCTGTGCCTCCTAGATTATTTTTCCCAGGGTTCACCCTGGCACTGGGGAGCCTGCCTTCACTTCAGCTGGGCCAGAGACTGAGGCCCACCGTGAACCTAGGAGTGAGTGGGGAGAGAAGCTAGGACCTAGGCCTAGAGACAGACTGGAAATTGAACCCCTGTGCAAAGGCCGAGGCACAGGAGGATGTGAGGTAGGTGGGCCTCGAACACCTGCATGTTTGTTGCTGGACAGTGGGTTAGGGCTTGGGGCTCTGAGCAGCTGTGCTTAGGCAGGTGTTGCTAGTGGGGGGAATTCTCTCCACCGCCCAGGTGAGCTTGCCACGCCCACCCCTCACCAGCGCCGCCACTAGGGGGTGCTGTGCTGCTGCCATTTCAAAGGTGCCCGAGTTCCTCCTACCTTCTTGTGTTTAGCTCCCCGGATGTGGGCAGCATAGGCGTCCGCCCCGGTGCAGGACACAGAGCACAGGTCACAGTGCAGCTGGCCCTGCACAGCACCGCTGGACTGCGCGCCCGATCTCTGAGCCGCCTCCTTCTTCCTGTGCCTCTGCCCTTCCAGATGGTCCCGGTATGTCTGCAGTAGAGGGAGAAGGTGGCCTGAGCAAGGTTTCACCAGCCAGGTGCCCAGTGGGAGCCAGGGACAGCGGGCCCTACCTCTCCACCTGCTGGCGCTAGAGAAGTGTGACCGACAATTTTTCCTTTactgtcagtcctgaggcttgaacttagtgcctgggtgccttccctgagctttttttgttcaagattggtgttctaccattgagccacagctccacttctgggagatcacagtctcacagacttttcttttccggctggctttgaaccatgatcctcaaatctcagcctcctgagtagctaagatgacaggtgtgagccccaagcTCCTGGCTGTGACTGTCACTTTATTAGACTCAGAAGCTGAGGCTGAAAGACATCAATCACATTTCCTCTTTTCTAACAATAGGCAGTTTCTTAAGAAAGCATCCTTGTCTCACCACACTTTCAGCTCAGCAACAGCAAGCAGTGATAAAGGAATGTCTGGCTTTCTCTTACAGGCTCTCAGATCCCAGCTGCCTACAGACATGGCCGCGGCCCCTGTGCTTTCTAGACAGCTGCCAAGACATGGAGGAACTCCACGTGAGAGTCACGGGCAGTGCGGCCCACGCAGCTACCATCTGCTGGGCTCAAAATATCTGCTGGGCTCAAAATATCTGCTGGCCCAAGCTGTGGTGGAATCCCGGCtcccagatttttattttattttttttaacaatcctGGAGAAAGAAGAGCGGCAgggcacacacacctcacacaggGCCCAATCCAACGTGCTTTGCCCATGCCCAGAGTGAACAATGGAGAGAATCTTATTCCAGGCACACCCAGGAGATCTGTGCCAATAGTAGGTTCTGGAAGCACAGACTAGGGCAGGGAGTGGGACAGAAGGCAAATACTTAACTAATtgagaaattaatttttgttggttgtggggcttgaactcagggcctgggcactgtccctgagctcttttgctcaaggttagtgccctaccacttgagccacagctccacttctggattttgattggagacaagagtctcaaggatttagctgcccaggctgactttgaaccttgatcctcagatctcagcttccagaggagctaggatgacagacgtgagccatgtGCATTCAGCTTGGTGTATACTTTTATACCAGGCAAGATTCCCATAATGAAAGGTAAAAACCAAACACAGGAATGACCATGGGAGCAGGTGGGACTGATTGGGTGGGAGGGTGGTATGTGTAACAATGGCAGAGGTGGCTAGAGGTCTGTCCCAGGGTTCTGCAGAAACCAGCACTGTGGGAAGCCAGGACACAGTGTGGCTTAAGCTGCAGGGCAGGCAGAACCTTGACCAGGAGGGACGGAGTAGAGTGGGTGGCCTTAAACACATGCTCTGTCCTCAGCTATTCTCAGGGGACCGAGGAGAGTCctgcagggggagaggggaaagggaggcaCTCATAGGTCTGCAGAGGCTGTGATCGTGGACTCTGGATCTCTCAGAGGATTCAAGGACATAAAACATGGTGTGTGTTTTGCCACATcagggctgtgacatagaattacaGTTCTGAGGAACAGCTGACCTCCAGCTGTGTCCCTTGAGGAATCCTTCCCCAGCAAATCTTGAGTGTCATGTgcctgtgtgtatacacacacccatgtgcacacaatcacatatgtgtgcataagcacacacacagctcacataTAGGATGCACACtaacacacatgtatgcacacgcaTTTTCAGCAGTGTCCTTATGTTCCTGTGACCACCTGCAACATCCCATAACCAGCCTCCCTGAAATGGAAGATGGGAAGCTTGGGGGGGGCACTTGAGGTCAGAGGGGACACAGCCCTTCACCCTGTGCACAGGATCAGGCAGCAGGAGCAAGCAGCCCATCACcagcaggccccaggcccagaagGAAACTTCTAGTGCCTTCTACAGGCCCAGGGGGCCTGAGAGATTCCTGGGGACACCATGAAAGGCCACCTGCTGGAAACCAAGTCAACTTCGTGGCTCAGTGTGTCTCACATGCCTCACCAGACTGCAAAGAGATGCCACCCTGGGGGTCAGGGCCATGTTGGTACCTGggtgtccttccttccctgtcaTTTCTGTGCCATCACAAACTGGATGGTAAGTACCTCATCCTTCTTTCACAGGTGCCAAGCCCGACCCCTGGGACCCTCCCTCAGGCCTGACCTCTGCTCAGCTCAGGGGTCCCGGGATGTGACATGACGTGGGGCTGACCTGGAGTCCCCCGCAGCTGATCTTGCAGACTTCGCAGTAGTGTAGTGGTGCAGGCCTGGGGCCGGTGCTGGCCTTGGGCCCCCTGCTTGGGAATGGCGGCTTCTCGTTGAAGCTGCGGGCAGTGTTGTCCTTGGCACCACCATTTCTTGAGCTGTTCCATGGGGTTGATGGTGCTGAGCCCGGGCGTGCTGGTGGTGGAGGCGGCCGCCGAGAGGGTCCTGGGGGTGATGGGGGCTGTGTCTTGGGGCGCGCTGGTGGAGAATGGTGGGAGCTAGTTGACGGGTACATGGGTGAGTCGTGGCTCCGATGGCTTGGCCCTATGAGAGAGACAATAGAAAGAGGGAGAGGTGGTGTTGATTTACAAAGTTCTTTGTGTGAACAGATTCAGGGTGGCTTGCTGTAATGGAGTCCTTAGGGGAAATAGCGTCTTACTTGGTGGTACAGGGTGCAGGGGAGGCTTGATGGGGATGGCCACCTCAGGCTGGGTCTTTGGGGCCACAGGGGTGATATGGGCTGAGACCAAGGTGCTGGGAAAACCTGGGCTCCTTGCTCAGCCAGCACCATGAAGACCTGTGGCCAGTCTGGGGCTCAGGTGTCTAGAACTCACTGGGCATTTAAGCCTGGGTCTGGTGCCTGCTGGTGACCCACTGTGGCCTTGTGTCCCCTTGCCTTTCCACCTCCTGCTTCTTCCTCCCAGGAATGGGACAAAGGGCCACACATGTCCTCAGTCATCTCCCATGTGTCTCCCTCTGACATCAGGTCCTCCACAGGTGTCTCAGGAGAACCCCACTGAGCCAAGATGAGCCCTGAATTGGGTCACATTCCTCAGTTCTCCTAGGTTGCCATGGTGAGTGC carries:
- the Zfr2 gene encoding zinc finger RNA-binding protein 2 — its product is MSSRKYKDRQDDQPGGARGDPYCQPGPSHRSHDSPMYPSTSSHHSPPARPKTQPPSPPGPSRRPPPPPARPGSAPSTPWNSSRNGGAKDNTARSFNEKPPFPSRGPKASTGPRPAPLHYCEVCKISCGGLQTYRDHLEGQRHRKKEAAQRSGAQSSGAVQGQLHCDLCSVSCTGADAYAAHIRGAKHKKVYKLHTRLGKPIPTIEPVPRSSTSTRELGGPGEAHSSGLNPSRPARGQASRHNGSESHSQAGRPNAERPNAERGVPDQAARDCWEAEPVGTDFVEEVCNDEGKLIRFRCKLCECNFNDLNAKDMHVTGRRHRLQYRRKVDPSLPIASGPNVRLQKALAEQLHRQRQVAQKKLEDMRQRWRADLREHEERCKRVEEPQEQEQPAGMPSWAPGPSTSSQGTPSAPRQPKRRPESSDDRHVMGKHATIYPTEEELEAIQKTVSHVERALRMVSDMLAEEEQERAEEEGYEHSGPRALKGVMRVGILAKGLVLRGDRCVKLALLCSQKPTRALVQEIAERLPEQLLILAEDKYEISSDPEDNVVISSCEEPRIQVTVSITSTLMREDPSANQEGAEEPQDEPDDILSQERCLESLAALRHAKWFQARASGLQPCVIVIRVLRDLCRRLPTWAALPAWAMELLVEKALSSAAKPLSPGDAVRRVLECVATGTLLPGGPGIQDPCEKDQTDALESMTPQQREDVTASAQHALRMVAFRQIHKVLGMDRLPARSRLGARGRKRPREAVQAPGISGERKRGRKGGEGPV